The Virgibacillus sp. MSP4-1 genome has a segment encoding these proteins:
- a CDS encoding Gfo/Idh/MocA family protein — translation MTIVRFGILSTAGIAQKQLIPAIRRAENAEVRAIASSSDPAMAKDVASRLHIPKVHKSYEALLDDPEIDAVYIPVPNHLHKEWVIKAAEKGKHVLSEKPAAINAVETKELVEACEKNGVRYMEGFMYQFHTQHDRVKEIIASGEIGEVQLMKASFSFLLDKPEGNIRMDPTKGGGSIYDIGCYCIHSIRHILEDEPESVHVEADVDPEFGVDTSAYGIFHMQSGVKAVFDCSFKMPFRSKYEVVGTEGIVSVPRAYRPDNYNHKGIVRVEKEGEIREETLIKDQYKAEVEHFSQAVLQDREPSYTGTDTIRNMEVVDRCYSFVN, via the coding sequence ATGACGATCGTTCGTTTTGGGATTTTAAGTACAGCAGGAATTGCACAAAAACAACTCATTCCTGCCATCAGGCGAGCAGAGAATGCGGAAGTCCGGGCCATAGCGAGTAGCAGTGATCCTGCAATGGCTAAGGATGTGGCTTCTCGACTTCACATTCCTAAAGTCCACAAAAGCTATGAGGCTTTATTAGATGATCCGGAAATTGATGCGGTATATATTCCTGTACCTAACCATTTACATAAGGAGTGGGTAATAAAGGCAGCGGAAAAAGGAAAGCATGTCCTATCTGAAAAGCCCGCTGCCATTAATGCTGTTGAAACAAAAGAATTAGTGGAGGCCTGCGAAAAAAACGGAGTCAGATATATGGAAGGCTTTATGTACCAGTTTCATACTCAGCATGATCGGGTGAAGGAGATTATCGCATCAGGGGAAATTGGAGAGGTGCAGCTGATGAAGGCGAGCTTTTCCTTTTTACTGGATAAGCCAGAGGGAAATATTCGTATGGACCCAACCAAGGGGGGCGGCAGTATTTATGATATTGGCTGCTATTGTATTCACTCCATCCGTCACATCTTAGAAGATGAGCCTGAAAGTGTCCACGTGGAGGCGGATGTTGACCCTGAGTTTGGGGTGGATACGTCGGCATACGGAATTTTTCATATGCAAAGTGGGGTCAAGGCGGTATTTGATTGCAGCTTTAAAATGCCTTTTCGTTCCAAATATGAAGTAGTCGGTACGGAAGGAATTGTTTCGGTACCTCGTGCTTATCGACCAGATAATTATAATCATAAGGGAATTGTCAGAGTTGAAAAAGAAGGAGAAATTCGGGAGGAGACACTTATTAAGGATCAGTATAAAGCAGAAGTGGAGCATTTTTCACAAGCCGTTCTGCAGGACAGGGAGCCTTCCTATACAGGGACGGATACCATTCGTAACATGGAGGTTGTTGACAGGTGTTATTCCTTTGTAAATTAA